In Streptomyces sp. SID8374, one genomic interval encodes:
- a CDS encoding alkaline phosphatase D family protein: MAGLRLGPLLRYVDWESGSTATVWVEASRPCTVEVRCADGASGVSPTFSVGGHHYALVVVEGLTPGTTTAYEVVIGERRVWPPENSRLPPSTITTPPVGPAAAEGPGVRISFGSCRWAAAPGDGHDPAGPDALVTLAAHLAADPAAERPDVLLLLGDQVYADETSAATRRRLAARRDLREPPGAEVADYEEYTCLYDESWRDPEVRWLLSTVPSCAIFDDHDVIDDWNTSAAWQERMRATPWWHERIVSGLMSYWVYQHLGNLSPAELAEDPLYAAVRAAPDGTETLRRFAAETDADPARTRWSYQRIFGRVQLLMVDTRAARVLAEGRRAMLDDGEARWLREKVLEDPSAYDHLLIGSSLPWLLPPLVHDVETWNAALCAGVRGGRWARFGEKVRRAADLEHWAAFPESFGRFTELLRRAGSGPDAPATVCVLSGDVHHAYIAEPHWPDATPGGAPEARVLQLTCSPVHNSVPRSIRMGFRFGWSRAGRRIGRLLTRHGRTEPSPVTWSRAGGPWFGNQLMTLTLHGRNSALALVQAKSIGGDNQLVSVLERSLTQES; encoded by the coding sequence ATGGCCGGACTGCGTCTGGGGCCACTGCTGCGGTACGTCGACTGGGAGTCGGGGTCCACCGCGACCGTCTGGGTCGAGGCGAGCCGTCCGTGCACCGTGGAGGTCCGGTGCGCGGACGGCGCCTCGGGGGTGTCCCCGACCTTCTCGGTGGGCGGGCACCACTACGCGCTGGTGGTCGTGGAGGGGCTGACGCCCGGCACCACGACAGCGTACGAGGTGGTGATCGGGGAGCGGCGGGTGTGGCCGCCCGAGAACTCCCGCCTCCCGCCGAGCACCATCACCACGCCCCCGGTCGGGCCGGCCGCGGCGGAGGGGCCCGGGGTCCGGATCTCGTTCGGCTCGTGCCGCTGGGCCGCCGCCCCCGGCGACGGGCACGACCCGGCGGGCCCGGACGCGCTGGTCACCCTGGCCGCCCATCTCGCCGCCGACCCGGCCGCCGAGCGCCCCGATGTCCTCCTCCTGCTCGGCGACCAGGTGTACGCGGACGAGACGTCGGCGGCGACGCGGCGGAGGCTGGCGGCCCGGCGCGATCTGCGGGAGCCGCCGGGCGCGGAGGTCGCGGACTACGAGGAGTACACCTGCCTGTACGACGAATCGTGGCGCGACCCCGAGGTGCGCTGGCTGCTCTCCACCGTGCCGAGCTGCGCCATCTTCGACGACCACGACGTCATCGACGACTGGAACACCAGCGCCGCCTGGCAGGAGCGGATGCGCGCCACGCCCTGGTGGCACGAGCGGATCGTCAGCGGACTGATGTCGTACTGGGTCTACCAGCACCTGGGCAACCTCTCCCCGGCCGAGCTGGCGGAAGATCCCCTGTACGCCGCGGTGCGGGCCGCTCCCGACGGCACCGAGACCCTGCGCCGCTTCGCCGCGGAGACCGACGCCGATCCGGCCCGGACCCGCTGGAGCTACCAGCGCATTTTCGGCCGAGTACAACTGCTCATGGTGGACACCCGGGCGGCCCGCGTCCTGGCCGAGGGGCGGCGGGCGATGCTGGACGACGGCGAGGCCCGCTGGCTCCGGGAGAAGGTGCTGGAGGACCCCTCCGCGTACGACCATCTGCTGATCGGCAGCTCGTTGCCGTGGCTGCTGCCGCCGCTCGTCCACGATGTGGAGACCTGGAACGCGGCCCTGTGCGCGGGAGTTCGCGGCGGGCGCTGGGCGCGCTTCGGCGAGAAGGTGCGCCGGGCGGCCGATCTGGAGCACTGGGCCGCGTTCCCCGAATCCTTCGGCCGGTTCACGGAGTTGCTCCGCCGCGCCGGGAGCGGGCCGGACGCCCCGGCGACGGTATGTGTGCTGTCCGGGGACGTGCACCACGCCTACATCGCCGAGCCGCACTGGCCCGACGCCACCCCCGGCGGCGCCCCGGAGGCCCGCGTTCTCCAGCTGACGTGTTCCCCCGTGCACAACTCGGTCCCCCGGTCCATCCGGATGGGATTCCGGTTCGGCTGGAGCAGGGCGGGCCGGCGCATCGGCCGACTGCTGACCCGCCACGGGCGTACGGAACCGTCACCGGTCACCTGGAGCAGGGCGGGCGGCCCCTGGTTCGGCAACCAGCTCATGACGTTGACGCTGCATGGCCGGAACTCTGCGCTGGCATTGGTCCAGGCCAAGTCGATCGGCGGCGACAACCAGCTGGTGAGTGTTCTTGAGCGTTCACTCACCCAGGAGTCGTAG